Proteins from a genomic interval of Pantoea deleyi:
- the nadE gene encoding ammonia-dependent NAD(+) synthetase: MSLQQEIIQALGVKPAIDASQEVRVSVDFLKAYLKRHSGLKTLVLGISGGQDSTLAGKLAQTAIAELRQESGDNDYTFIAVRLPYGVQADEQDCQDALAFIQPDRSLVVNIKESVLASERALKEAGITLSDFVRGNEKARERMKAQYSIAGMTRGVVVGTDHAAEAVTGFFTKYGDGGTDINPLFRLNKRQGKQLLKHLGCPEHLYLKKPTADLEDDRPGLQDEVALGVTYEMIDDYLEGKSIDPENARIIEGWYLKTEHKRRPPITVFDDFWK; the protein is encoded by the coding sequence ATGTCACTGCAGCAGGAAATTATTCAAGCACTGGGTGTGAAGCCCGCTATCGACGCCAGCCAGGAAGTGCGGGTCAGCGTCGATTTCCTTAAAGCCTATCTGAAACGTCACAGCGGACTGAAAACGCTGGTGCTGGGGATCAGCGGCGGTCAGGATTCGACGCTGGCGGGCAAGCTGGCGCAGACGGCGATCGCGGAACTGCGTCAGGAGAGCGGCGACAACGACTACACCTTTATTGCGGTGCGTCTGCCCTACGGCGTGCAGGCCGATGAGCAGGATTGCCAGGATGCCCTGGCCTTTATCCAGCCCGACCGTTCGCTGGTGGTCAACATCAAAGAGTCCGTGCTGGCCAGCGAGCGCGCCCTGAAAGAGGCGGGCATCACGCTGTCCGATTTCGTTCGCGGCAACGAAAAAGCGCGTGAGCGGATGAAAGCACAATACAGCATCGCGGGCATGACCCGGGGTGTGGTGGTCGGCACTGACCACGCCGCCGAGGCCGTCACCGGCTTCTTCACCAAGTATGGCGATGGCGGCACTGACATCAATCCCCTGTTCCGTCTGAATAAACGCCAGGGCAAGCAGCTGCTGAAACATCTGGGCTGCCCGGAACATCTCTACCTGAAGAAACCCACTGCCGATCTGGAAGATGATCGTCCCGGTCTGCAGGATGAGGTGGCGCTGGGCGTCACCTACGAGATGATCGATGACTATCTGGAAGGCAAAAGTATCGACCCGGAGAATGCCCGCATCATCGAGGGCTGGTATCTGAAAACCGAGCACAAACGTCGCCCGCCGATCACGGTGTTTGACGACTTCTGGAAGTAA
- the kduD gene encoding 2-dehydro-3-deoxy-D-gluconate 5-dehydrogenase KduD, which translates to MVVNSFNLAGKVAIVTGCNTGLGQGMARGLAQAGCDIVGVNRSAADETQRQVEALGRRFWPVTADLVRSEVATQVVEQAVAAAGRIDILVNNAGIIRREDALNFSVKDWDDVMNINSKSVFFLAQQAARRFIAQGGGGKIINIASMLSFQGGIRVPSYTASKSAVMGLTRLMANEWAKHGINVNAIAPGYMATDNTEQLRNDAARSEEILGRIPAGRWGAPEDMMGPVVFLASSASDYVNGYTLAVDGGWLAR; encoded by the coding sequence ATGGTAGTGAACAGCTTTAATTTAGCCGGCAAAGTGGCCATCGTGACTGGCTGTAACACCGGTCTGGGCCAGGGGATGGCGCGTGGACTGGCGCAGGCTGGCTGCGACATCGTGGGCGTCAACCGCTCTGCGGCGGATGAAACGCAGCGGCAGGTTGAAGCGCTGGGCCGCCGGTTCTGGCCGGTGACGGCCGACCTGGTGCGCAGCGAGGTGGCCACGCAGGTTGTGGAACAGGCTGTCGCCGCAGCGGGCAGGATCGATATTCTGGTTAACAATGCCGGGATCATCCGCCGCGAAGATGCGCTTAATTTCAGCGTGAAGGACTGGGATGATGTGATGAACATCAACAGCAAGTCCGTGTTTTTCCTGGCGCAGCAGGCAGCACGCCGCTTTATCGCACAGGGTGGCGGCGGCAAGATTATCAACATTGCCTCAATGCTGTCGTTTCAGGGCGGCATCCGCGTGCCCTCCTATACCGCCTCGAAAAGCGCGGTGATGGGGCTGACCCGCCTGATGGCGAACGAGTGGGCGAAGCATGGCATCAATGTGAACGCCATCGCACCAGGTTACATGGCGACCGATAACACTGAACAGTTGCGTAACGACGCGGCACGCAGTGAAGAGATTCTGGGGCGGATTCCGGCGGGCCGCTGGGGCGCGCCCGAAGACATGATGGGCCCGGTGGTGTTTCTGGCCTCCTCCGCGTCGGATTACGTCAATGGCTACACACTGGCGGTCGATGGCGGCTGGCTGGCGCGTTAA
- the yddG gene encoding aromatic amino acid DMT transporter YddG: MSATVSRATLIGLIAILLWSTTVGLLRSVSEAFGATGGAALIYSTTALLLCLTRGLPRPGALPAIYLWLGGALFVGYEICLALAIGLASDRSQSLELGMINYLWPCLTIVLAIPFNQQRFRPWLWPGLLLSLLGIVWVMKGSGSGSPSLLWQNMQRNPAAYSLAFVAALTWATYNNLTRRFARGSNGVTLFFILTALALWLKFALSPPLQPMNFAPVPLLEVGFVGLSTAVAYSAWNHGIQQGNLTLLATASYFTPVLSALLGSLWLGLTPPLAFWQGVAMITLGSLICWLATRGQ; encoded by the coding sequence ATGTCTGCCACCGTTTCGCGTGCCACCCTTATCGGCCTTATCGCCATTCTGCTCTGGAGCACCACCGTTGGCCTGCTGCGCAGCGTCAGCGAAGCCTTTGGCGCCACCGGCGGCGCGGCACTGATCTACAGCACCACGGCGCTACTGCTCTGTCTGACCCGCGGTCTGCCGCGACCCGGTGCGCTGCCCGCGATCTACCTGTGGCTGGGCGGCGCGCTGTTTGTCGGCTACGAAATCTGTCTGGCGCTGGCGATCGGCCTGGCCAGCGATCGCAGCCAGTCGCTGGAGCTGGGGATGATTAACTATCTCTGGCCCTGCCTGACGATTGTGCTGGCGATCCCCTTTAATCAGCAGCGTTTCCGCCCCTGGCTCTGGCCGGGGCTGCTGCTGTCGCTGCTGGGGATTGTCTGGGTGATGAAAGGCAGTGGCAGCGGCTCGCCCTCTCTGCTGTGGCAGAATATGCAGCGCAATCCTGCGGCCTACAGCCTTGCCTTTGTCGCCGCCCTGACGTGGGCGACCTACAACAACCTTACCCGCCGCTTTGCCCGCGGGTCGAACGGCGTCACCCTCTTTTTTATTCTGACCGCGCTGGCGCTGTGGCTGAAGTTTGCCCTCAGCCCGCCGCTGCAGCCGATGAACTTTGCCCCCGTTCCGCTGCTGGAGGTGGGGTTTGTCGGACTCTCAACCGCCGTCGCCTATTCCGCCTGGAATCACGGTATCCAGCAGGGCAACCTGACGCTGCTGGCCACCGCCTCCTACTTTACGCCCGTGCTCTCGGCACTGCTGGGATCGCTGTGGCTTGGCCTGACTCCGCCACTGGCCTTCTGGCAGGGTGTCGCGATGATTACCCTGGGGTCGCTGATCTGCTGGCTGGCGACCCGCGGACAATAA
- a CDS encoding metal-dependent hydrolase has product MTGEGHIIFAIASAIFAKRAELTPVLAQADWWHLVPSALLTCLLPDIDHPKSLLGQRLRWLSHPIARAFGHRGFTHSLLAVAAGLWLFQINLPQSSPIPPDVLQGLTLGYLSHIVADMLTPAGVPLLWPCRWRFRLPILRSQKGNQLERALCLGLVGYALWFPVGMPSFGANGWPTQLFDTLQNGVGRLISTHRAQ; this is encoded by the coding sequence ATGACGGGCGAAGGCCACATCATTTTTGCCATTGCCAGCGCTATTTTCGCAAAGCGTGCTGAGCTGACACCCGTGCTGGCGCAGGCCGACTGGTGGCATCTTGTTCCCTCGGCGCTGCTGACCTGCCTGCTGCCTGACATCGACCACCCTAAATCTCTGCTGGGACAGCGGCTGCGCTGGCTCTCACATCCGATTGCGCGGGCGTTCGGACACCGGGGCTTTACCCACAGCCTGCTGGCGGTGGCTGCCGGATTGTGGCTTTTTCAGATAAACCTGCCCCAGTCGTCGCCGATACCGCCCGACGTGCTGCAGGGGCTGACGCTGGGTTATCTCAGCCATATCGTGGCCGACATGCTGACGCCCGCCGGGGTGCCGCTGCTGTGGCCCTGCCGCTGGCGCTTCCGCCTGCCGATTCTGCGCAGTCAGAAAGGGAATCAGCTGGAGCGGGCGCTGTGTCTGGGACTGGTGGGCTATGCGCTCTGGTTTCCGGTGGGGATGCCATCTTTTGGTGCAAACGGCTGGCCGACTCAGCTGTTTGATACGCTGCAGAACGGTGTTGGTCGGTTAATTTCCACGCATCGTGCGCAATAA
- the spy gene encoding ATP-independent periplasmic protein-refolding chaperone Spy, protein MRKLTSLLLASSLAFGAASAVHAAADNLTPPPAGSEKAMHKPPMHHGMDRMFRGLNLTEAQQTQMRDILKESRKEMKRPSLDERRAAHSIIAADSFDKSKAEAQAEKMSADAKEHALTMLETQNKLYNVLTPEQKKQYNADFEKRLTEKGPREGQMAPPAEPAE, encoded by the coding sequence ATGCGCAAACTGACTTCCCTTTTACTGGCTTCTTCGCTGGCGTTTGGTGCAGCCAGCGCCGTCCATGCTGCTGCTGACAACCTGACGCCTCCACCGGCTGGCAGCGAAAAAGCGATGCACAAACCGCCTATGCACCACGGCATGGATCGGATGTTCAGAGGGCTGAACCTGACCGAAGCGCAGCAGACTCAGATGCGCGACATCCTGAAAGAGAGCCGTAAAGAGATGAAGCGCCCGTCACTGGATGAACGCCGTGCTGCCCACAGCATTATCGCGGCTGACAGCTTCGATAAGAGCAAAGCAGAAGCACAGGCAGAGAAGATGTCTGCTGATGCGAAAGAGCATGCGCTGACGATGCTGGAAACCCAGAACAAGCTCTATAACGTGCTGACGCCAGAGCAGAAGAAACAGTACAACGCTGACTTTGAAAAGCGTCTGACAGAGAAAGGCCCGCGTGAAGGCCAGATGGCACCGCCAGCCGAACCGGCTGAATAA
- the osmE gene encoding osmotically-inducible lipoprotein OsmE, with translation MNKVMGCIAAALTLAALSGCTTYDRAESYVTKPVVKDVKKGMTRDQVRQIAGAPSTEITMVHARGTCQTYVLGQRDGKAQTYFVSYNDTGRVMNYGFQSCAEYDTDPQAQQ, from the coding sequence ATGAATAAAGTGATGGGATGTATCGCTGCGGCGCTGACACTGGCTGCACTGTCTGGTTGTACGACTTACGATCGTGCGGAAAGCTACGTGACTAAGCCAGTGGTAAAGGATGTTAAAAAGGGCATGACCCGCGATCAGGTTCGTCAGATCGCCGGTGCGCCATCGACTGAAATCACCATGGTTCACGCGCGTGGCACCTGCCAGACCTACGTTCTGGGCCAGCGCGACGGTAAAGCACAGACTTACTTCGTAAGCTACAACGATACCGGCCGTGTGATGAACTACGGTTTCCAGAGCTGTGCGGAGTATGACACTGACCCGCAGGCTCAGCAGTAA
- the cho gene encoding excinuclease Cho — MVRRAAMLRPEPDANAIYQYPEHLREWLEGLPNRPGVYTFHGESESLPLYIGKSVNLRSRVMSHFRTPDEAKMLRQSRRVSWIPTAGDLGALLLEAQMIKTQQPLFNKRLRKNRQLCSLQITDTKPQVVYAKDLDFSQSPNLFGLYRSRFAAIERLKQLADEYQLCHGLLGLETLSAGRGCFRSALRRCAGACCGKEPVSDHQDRLLEALENVRVFCWPWQGAVGLVEEGKEMTQIHVIDHWFYLGSVDTLEEARKLQRPKGGFDHDGYKILCRPILSGAYPILPL; from the coding sequence TTGGTCAGACGTGCTGCTATGCTTCGCCCCGAACCCGATGCGAATGCAATTTATCAATATCCCGAACACCTGCGTGAATGGCTGGAAGGCCTGCCGAATCGTCCCGGCGTTTACACCTTCCACGGAGAGAGTGAGTCGCTGCCGCTCTATATCGGCAAAAGCGTGAATCTGCGTTCGCGGGTTATGTCCCATTTCCGCACCCCTGATGAGGCGAAGATGCTGCGCCAGTCACGGCGTGTCAGCTGGATCCCGACCGCCGGCGATCTGGGCGCGCTGCTGCTGGAAGCGCAGATGATCAAAACCCAGCAGCCGCTGTTCAATAAGCGATTACGCAAGAACCGGCAGCTCTGCTCGCTGCAGATCACCGACACCAAACCGCAGGTGGTCTACGCCAAAGATCTCGATTTCAGCCAGTCGCCCAATCTGTTCGGACTCTACCGCAGCCGCTTTGCTGCCATTGAGCGGCTCAAGCAGCTCGCGGATGAGTATCAGCTCTGTCATGGTCTGCTGGGGCTGGAAACACTGAGCGCAGGCCGGGGCTGTTTTCGTTCGGCGCTGCGTCGCTGTGCCGGTGCCTGTTGCGGCAAAGAGCCGGTCAGCGATCATCAGGATCGGCTGCTGGAAGCGCTGGAAAACGTGCGGGTCTTCTGCTGGCCGTGGCAGGGCGCGGTAGGCCTGGTCGAAGAGGGAAAAGAGATGACCCAGATCCATGTTATCGATCACTGGTTCTATCTCGGTTCGGTCGACACCCTGGAGGAAGCGCGAAAACTGCAGCGGCCTAAAGGCGGTTTCGACCACGACGGCTATAAAATCCTCTGCCGCCCGATTCTCTCGGGTGCCTACCCTATTCTGCCGCTATAA
- the kduI gene encoding 5-dehydro-4-deoxy-D-glucuronate isomerase, translated as MEIRQSIHSDHAKQLDTEALRRAFLIENIFTADDYTLTYSHIDRIIIGGVMPVNRPVTLGDEMGKALGVSYFLERRELGVINIGGPGQAVIDGKTWEMGQEEALYVGKGARTLQFRSLDPACPARFYFNSAPAHCTFPDRKITLAEAASTTLGAAATANRRTIHRFIVPDVLPTCQLTMGLTRLESGSLWNTMPCHTHDRRMEVYFYFDLPDESAVFHMMGEPQQTRHLLVHNEQAVISPSWSIHAGVGTQCYAFIWGMVGENQIFDDMDPVNISALR; from the coding sequence ATGGAAATTCGTCAAAGCATTCACAGCGATCACGCAAAACAGCTCGACACCGAAGCGCTGCGGCGCGCGTTCCTGATTGAGAACATCTTCACTGCCGATGATTACACCCTGACCTATAGCCATATCGACCGCATTATCATTGGCGGCGTGATGCCGGTGAACCGGCCGGTTACCCTGGGGGATGAGATGGGAAAGGCCCTGGGCGTCAGCTATTTTCTCGAACGCCGTGAGCTGGGCGTAATCAACATCGGCGGGCCGGGTCAGGCAGTCATTGACGGTAAAACCTGGGAGATGGGCCAGGAAGAGGCGCTCTATGTCGGCAAAGGCGCGCGCACGCTGCAGTTCCGCAGCCTGGATCCGGCATGCCCCGCCCGCTTCTATTTCAACAGCGCGCCCGCGCACTGCACCTTCCCGGACAGAAAGATCACCCTTGCCGAAGCGGCCAGTACCACGCTGGGCGCTGCCGCTACCGCCAATCGCCGCACCATCCACAGGTTTATCGTGCCGGACGTTCTGCCCACCTGCCAGCTCACCATGGGCCTGACCAGACTGGAGAGCGGCAGTCTGTGGAACACCATGCCCTGTCACACCCATGACCGCCGCATGGAAGTCTATTTCTACTTCGACCTGCCGGATGAGAGCGCGGTCTTCCACATGATGGGAGAGCCGCAGCAGACCCGTCATCTGCTGGTGCATAACGAGCAGGCGGTGATCTCACCCAGCTGGTCTATCCATGCCGGAGTCGGCACGCAGTGTTACGCCTTTATCTGGGGCATGGTGGGCGAGAATCAGATCTTTGATGACATGGACCCCGTCAACATCAGCGCACTGCGCTGA
- a CDS encoding L-cystine transporter has protein sequence MDLPLTLNIVAFVVLLVLLSRFSRQNWSLSKKVLTGLVIGVLFGLVLQLIYGENSAVVKASISWFNIVGNGYVQLLQMVVMPLVFVSILSAVARLHNASSLGKISVLTIGVLLFTTAISALVGVFVTGLFGLSAEGLVQGAQETARLSAIQSNYAGKVADLTVPQLVLSFIPKNPFADLTGANPTSIISVVIFAAFLGVAALQLLKDDEAKGQRVLVAIDTLQSWVMKLVRLVMKLTPYGVLALMTKVVAGSNLQDIIKLGSFVVASYLGLAIMFGVHALLLSINGINPLRFFRKVWPVITFAFTSRSSAASIPLSVETQTRRLGVPESIASFSASFGATIGQNGCAGLYPTMLAVMVAPTVGINPFDPLWIATLVGMVTLSSAGVAGVGGGATFAALIVLPAMGLPVTLVALLISIEPLIDMGRTALNVNGSMTAGSLTSRWLGLTDRRVLESDDNAELAHR, from the coding sequence ATGGACCTTCCTCTTACGCTTAATATCGTGGCCTTTGTGGTGCTGCTGGTATTGCTCTCCCGCTTCAGCCGTCAGAACTGGAGCCTGTCGAAAAAGGTACTGACCGGTCTGGTGATCGGCGTGCTGTTCGGCCTGGTGTTACAGCTGATCTACGGCGAAAACAGCGCAGTGGTCAAAGCGTCAATCAGCTGGTTCAACATCGTCGGCAATGGCTATGTTCAGCTGCTGCAGATGGTCGTGATGCCGCTGGTGTTCGTCTCTATTCTCAGTGCGGTCGCGCGTCTGCATAACGCCTCGTCGCTGGGGAAAATCAGCGTACTGACGATTGGCGTTCTGCTGTTTACCACCGCCATTTCGGCGCTGGTGGGCGTTTTTGTCACCGGCCTGTTCGGGCTGAGTGCGGAAGGTCTGGTTCAGGGCGCACAGGAAACGGCGCGTCTCAGTGCGATTCAGAGTAACTACGCAGGCAAGGTCGCCGATCTGACGGTGCCGCAGCTGGTGCTCTCCTTTATCCCGAAAAATCCGTTTGCGGATCTGACCGGCGCGAATCCGACCTCGATTATCAGCGTGGTGATTTTTGCTGCCTTCCTGGGTGTGGCTGCCCTGCAGTTGCTGAAAGATGATGAAGCTAAAGGTCAGCGTGTGCTGGTGGCTATCGATACCCTGCAGTCATGGGTCATGAAGCTGGTGCGTTTAGTGATGAAGCTGACCCCTTACGGTGTGCTGGCGCTGATGACCAAAGTGGTCGCCGGGTCTAACCTGCAGGACATCATCAAGCTGGGCAGCTTTGTGGTCGCCTCTTACCTCGGCCTGGCCATCATGTTTGGTGTCCATGCGCTGCTGCTGTCGATCAACGGTATCAACCCGCTGCGCTTCTTCCGTAAAGTGTGGCCGGTGATCACCTTCGCCTTTACCAGCCGCTCCAGCGCCGCCAGTATTCCGCTGAGTGTTGAAACCCAGACCCGTCGTCTTGGCGTGCCTGAATCGATTGCCAGCTTCTCCGCCTCCTTTGGTGCCACTATCGGTCAGAACGGCTGTGCCGGTCTCTATCCGACCATGCTGGCAGTGATGGTCGCGCCGACGGTCGGCATCAACCCGTTTGACCCGCTCTGGATCGCCACGCTGGTCGGCATGGTCACGCTGAGCTCGGCGGGCGTAGCCGGCGTCGGCGGCGGCGCCACCTTTGCGGCCCTGATTGTGCTGCCTGCGATGGGACTGCCGGTGACGCTGGTGGCATTGCTGATCTCCATCGAGCCGCTGATCGACATGGGCCGGACGGCGCTGAACGTCAACGGTTCCATGACCGCCGGTTCCCTGACCAGCCGCTGGTTAGGCCTCACCGACAGGCGTGTGCTGGAAAGCGACGACAACGCAGAACTGGCGCACCGCTGA
- a CDS encoding multidrug effflux MFS transporter — MTPLHANRLAYAITLGLLAALGPLCIDLYLPALPQLAQDLRTETATAQLSLTAGLLGLGFGQLLFGPMSDKAGRLRPLTLSLILLFIASLGCALAQDIDQLLLARLFQGLAGAGGAVLSRAIARDMYSGHELTRFFALLMLVNGLAPIGAPVLGGALMTILDWRGIFMVLGGIAILLILLARWKLHETLPETRRSQGSILSAYAALGQVVTHRPFMGFCLTQGFMMSGMFAYIGASPFVLQQLYGLSPQAFSFCFAANGFGLVIASQTSARLCPLWGEYRVLKGGLTLAFVASGLLLLAALYQAPLPLLLVALFFSIASNGVIATTASSLAMQSQGHRAGSASAVIGVTMFTLGAITVPITGIGGTSVVSMCATLFGCFMMAILMFCVLAKKPQQPLKTH, encoded by the coding sequence ATGACCCCTTTACACGCAAACCGTCTGGCCTATGCCATCACACTCGGCCTGCTGGCCGCACTGGGCCCGCTCTGTATCGACCTCTATCTGCCGGCGCTGCCGCAGCTGGCGCAGGATCTCCGGACCGAAACCGCGACCGCGCAGCTCAGCCTGACCGCCGGTCTGCTGGGGCTGGGATTCGGCCAGCTGCTGTTTGGCCCGATGAGCGATAAGGCGGGCCGTCTGCGCCCGCTGACGCTCTCTCTGATCCTGCTGTTTATCGCCTCGCTGGGCTGCGCGCTGGCGCAGGATATCGACCAGCTGCTGCTGGCGCGCCTGTTCCAGGGGTTAGCGGGCGCAGGCGGCGCGGTGCTCTCCAGGGCCATTGCCCGGGATATGTACAGCGGCCACGAGCTGACGCGCTTCTTTGCGCTGCTGATGCTGGTCAATGGCCTGGCCCCGATCGGTGCGCCGGTGCTCGGCGGCGCGCTGATGACGATCCTGGACTGGCGAGGCATCTTTATGGTGCTGGGCGGCATTGCCATCCTGTTGATCCTGCTGGCGCGCTGGAAACTGCATGAAACGCTGCCTGAGACACGACGCAGTCAGGGATCGATCCTGTCCGCCTACGCGGCACTTGGTCAGGTGGTGACCCACCGCCCCTTTATGGGCTTCTGCCTGACCCAGGGCTTTATGATGTCCGGCATGTTCGCCTATATCGGCGCCTCGCCCTTTGTACTGCAGCAGCTCTATGGCCTCTCGCCACAGGCGTTCAGTTTCTGCTTTGCCGCCAACGGCTTCGGCCTGGTCATTGCCTCGCAGACCAGTGCCCGCCTCTGCCCGCTCTGGGGCGAATACCGGGTGCTGAAAGGCGGACTGACGCTGGCCTTTGTCGCCTCCGGCCTGCTGCTGCTGGCCGCGCTGTATCAGGCGCCGCTGCCCCTGCTGCTGGTGGCGCTGTTCTTTTCCATCGCCAGCAACGGGGTGATCGCCACCACCGCCTCCTCCCTGGCGATGCAGAGTCAGGGGCATCGGGCGGGCAGCGCGTCCGCCGTGATCGGCGTGACGATGTTCACCCTGGGCGCGATTACCGTGCCGATCACCGGCATCGGCGGCACCTCCGTCGTGAGCATGTGTGCCACCCTCTTTGGCTGCTTTATGATGGCGATCCTGATGTTCTGTGTGCTGGCAAAAAAACCGCAGCAGCCGCTGAAAACTCACTGA
- a CDS encoding DUF6515 family protein: protein MKKIIASLLTLTLLTPALALAHPGDWGPPGDWGRHGGPGPHWGGPGPHWGGPVHFLPDAATAVLIGGLTYYLLNGSYYQRHGDEYVVVEPPEASRVSNEMRVLDFNGKRFYVQAGHYYQRQIDGDYVEVPRPAGL, encoded by the coding sequence ATGAAAAAAATTATCGCCTCGCTTCTGACGCTGACGCTGCTTACGCCTGCGCTGGCGCTGGCTCACCCCGGTGACTGGGGCCCGCCGGGCGACTGGGGACGACATGGCGGACCCGGCCCGCACTGGGGCGGCCCCGGACCCCACTGGGGCGGGCCGGTGCACTTCTTACCCGACGCTGCTACGGCAGTGCTGATTGGCGGGCTGACCTACTACCTGCTGAACGGCAGCTATTATCAGCGTCACGGCGACGAATATGTGGTGGTCGAGCCACCGGAGGCGTCGCGGGTCAGCAATGAGATGCGGGTGCTCGATTTTAATGGCAAACGCTTTTATGTGCAGGCAGGTCACTATTATCAGCGGCAGATCGATGGTGACTATGTCGAGGTGCCGCGCCCGGCAGGATTGTAA